TTGGCACGTGCGATGCTTCCCCATGTAATGGCATTCCCATAGCCTACAGGTAGGTTGAAACCATTCGTGTTACTGAGGCGATAGGCCGCAAAGGATGTACACTGACGCCAGTACATGGTCCAAGGATCAACGCCGAAGCCTCCATATTTCCAAGAGGAAGGATAGTCATCTCCGAGGACAGCCGCCTGAGCAGAGGAGCCACACGAAACCGATACAGTCGCTAGACAAGCTAGCGGTAAAAGACAATTTAGTATTTTTTTCTTCATTTTAACCTCCACCTACTTATTCGTAGTTTTTCTGGAAAATGAAGATAATTTGTCTATTTTCAAAAAACTATATATAATTATATAAAATAATATATAAGGAGTTAATTATGACTGTTGTAGAGAAGCGTGTTCAAGTAAATTTCCAAACTAACCCGATTTTGTTGGAAAGGGCAAGAAAAATTGTAAAGGCAAATAATTTAGATATGAGTAAATCGTTTAATTTGTTTTTGGAGACGATTGTTGCTACCGAGCAAATACCAGTAATGACGGAGGATGAATTGCTAAAAGAAAGACTGTTTAGGCAGCTTAAAGCTGAAGTAGCAGAGAGTGTAGCTGAGTATCAGGCGGGTAATATAATACCCCTTGAGGAGGTTAAGGATGAATACAACCTATAGTCTTTCACTCACTAAGCGTGCTCGCTCTTCTTTGAGAAGTATATATGACTACATTCGTGATGTACTTTCTAATGAAACTGCTGCCAAGAAGATAGTTTCGAAGCTTTTGCAAGGAATGGAAAGTTTGAAGACTTTTCCTGAGGCTGGTTTTAATGCAGATCAACGTTATGGTAAAAGAATCAATGACACATTTGAGACACGAGCACTTGTCGTTAAACGCTATGTCATACTTTATTTTATAGACGAAAGTAGAAAAGAGATTGTAGTCTCCCACATCTTTAGTTCTAAAAGCGACTATATCAAGTTGTTATAAAAAAATTAAGATTAGTAGTGAGGAAATCTCCGACGGGAGAAAGTACTTACTACTTTTTCGTTATGATAAATTGTCTAGCTTTGAGGGAGCAGTACATTCCGCTACCTGAAGGGATGCCTTTTTTATGTCCAAATTTGGATACATACCCATATCTCCGAACAAATATGTTATAATGGTTATGTATAATTCGTGAAAATTGCTAATTTTTCCGAATGATTGTCGTTAACGGGCATTTGCCCCTAGTCTTATTTGATATTGAGGTATCTTTCAAATGAAACTTTTGGTTGTTGGTTCTGGTGGTCGTGAACATGCGATTGCCAAGAAATTATTGGAGTCTAAAGACGTTGAGCAAGTTTTCGTAGCTCCTGGTAATGACGGGATGACATTGGACGGTCTTGATTTGATCAATATCGGAATTTCCGAACATTCTAAGCTGATTGACTTTGTAAAAGCGAACGATATTGCTTGGACCTTTATCGGTCCAGATGATGCGCTTGCGGCTGGAATTGTGGATGATTTCAATGCAGTTGGTCTTAAGGCTTTTGGTCCGACCAAGGCTGCGGCTGAGCTGGAGTGGTCTAAGGATTTCGCTAAGGAAATCATGGTCAAATACGACGTTCCGACAGCAGCCTATGGGACCTTTTCAGATTTCGAGGAAGCCAAGGCCTACATCGAGGAAAAAGGCGCTCCAATCGTCGTCAAGGCAGACGGATTGGCCCTAGGTAAAGGTGTCGTCGTTGCGGAGACGG
The DNA window shown above is from Streptococcus salivarius and carries:
- a CDS encoding type II toxin-antitoxin system RelE/ParE family toxin, whose translation is MNTTYSLSLTKRARSSLRSIYDYIRDVLSNETAAKKIVSKLLQGMESLKTFPEAGFNADQRYGKRINDTFETRALVVKRYVILYFIDESRKEIVVSHIFSSKSDYIKLL